ATTGCGTTTTCTATGGAGTTTTTAAGGGATAATATTTCCTCTAATTCTTTATTGTATTTATCTATTTTAAACATGGTACTTTTGTATATGCGTATATCTTCTTCGTTTTTTTGTATACATTTTTTAAGAGAGTTTTTTACGGTTTCAAAAAGCGCATCATAAGTGATGTAATTATGTATTTCAAGGTCGGAGATCGGAACTGCGATTAATTCCTCACTTTCTATTTTATAGTGATAAAAAATGTTGTCAGGTTTTAAAACTATTTTTTCATCTATGCTTTTATCGTAGATTATTATACCTTCTCCTATTTCAAAGGTTTTTCCGCTATAACTTCTAAGTTTTATATTTTCGACTCCTATGTATTTTTTTATTGCCAAAAGTATACTCTTTATTTCTGATATAGACTTTTCAAGCACTTCTTGCATTTTTTTACTTGCCATTTCTTTATGTTTTTCGCTTTTTATGAGTTCTTCCATCAAAGACTTTATTTCTTGTATATCTCCCATGAAATATCACCTCTTTCTTAATATTCCACAGAGAACTTATTTTAAACGTTGAATACATTAAATTATTAGAGGGAAAAATAGACTTGACTATTTTTTAAAGTTTGGTAGACTTTTATTAACGGAAAATTAATGTTGAAAAGGAGAAGATATTATGAGCAAAATATCTGTAATAGGCTCTGGATTTGTCGGTGCTACTACTGCATACACACTGGCTTTAAGCGGAATTGCCAAAACTATTGTATTAATAGATATTAATAAAGACAAAGCGGAAGGTGATGCTCTTGATATAAGCCACGGGGTACCATTTATTAGTCCAGTTGAAGTGTATGCGGGAGATTATGGTGATACTGTAGGTTCTGACATAATAATTATTACAGCGGGAGCAGCACAAAAACCGGGGGAAACCAGACTTGACTTAGTGAAGAAAAACACAATGATTTTTAAAGACATAGTTGCAAAACTTATTAAAGTAAATGACACAGCAATATACCTTATAGTTACAAATCCTGTAGATATTCTTACATACGTTACCTATAAAATATCTGGTTTGCCATACGGAAGAGTGCTGGGGTCTGGCACAGTTCTTGACAGTGCGAGATTCAGATATCTTTTAAGCAAACATTGTAACATAGATCCGAGGAATATACACGGATATATAATTGGGGAGCATGGCGATTCTGAGCTCGCAGCTTGGAGCATTACAAACATAGCAGGCATACCAATTGATAATTATTGCAATTTATGTGGAAAAGTATGTGAAAAAGATTTTAGAGAGGAGATTTTCAATAATGTTGTAAGAGCCGCTTATACGATAATAGAAAAAAAGGGTGCGACATATTATGCGGTTGCTCTCGCAGTAAGAAGAATTGTGGAAGCTATTTTAAGAGATGAAAATTCCATTTTGACTGTGTCATCTCCGCTAACCGGCCAATATGGTGTTACAGATGTGGCTTTGAGCCTTCCCTCCGTTGTTGGACGAAATGGAATCGTGAATATACTTGAATTACCACTTTCACAGGAAGAAATTGCTGCTTTTAGAAGGTCAGCCGAAATTATAAAAAGTGTAATACAAGAGCTTGACATATAAGAGGGGAAACCCTCTTTTTTGCATATAAAAAGTCACAGTGTGAAAATATAATAATTAAAACAATGATTTTTTAGGATGTGATGGCTGTGCAAAAGATAACACAACAAGAGATTATACTAAGTTCTTTTGTTGAAGCTCAAAATTTGGAAAAAATATTATTGGACAAAGTGAGAGAATATGGGAAAGAAGTGATGGACAATCAAACAAAAGCATTGCTAAAACAAATTGAAATAATGGTCAAAAACCACAAAGAGGATATAAAGAAAGCAGAAAAAACTATGCATATTGGCTCGCTTTCCAAAAAGAACATGTCTCAAGAGCCTTTAGACATGCTTCAAGATTTACTAAAAAATTTAGTCAATATTCAGGCTTTTTACAACGAAAGTGTCGTAAATATAACTAATCCATATGTAAGGCAATTGTTTACTCAAATGAGGGATGATGTTATGAGATTTATTTCTATTCTTCAAATGGAGATTGAAAGTCTGGAATCGAAACCTTCTATTCCAAATAACACAGTTTTAAATACACCGGAGATGAGTTAACATGAAAGTGGCTATTATTGGCGCTGGTGTTTCAGGGCTGGCTGCGGCGATTACTTTTCAAAGATATGGTATTACACCAGATATTTTCGAAAAAAAGTGCAAAATAGGTGAATTATTTAACCATGTTGCGGGGTTATTAAAAGTGATAAATAGGCCTATAAAGGATCCGCTTCATCATCTTAAAAATGTTTATGGAATAGAGGTTAAGCCAATTAACACAATTGACAAAATAGTTATGAAGGGGCCAACTGTAACGGCTTCTGTTACTGGGAGTAATCTTGGGTATATGATTTTAAGAGGGCAGGACGCAAACTCTCTTGAAAATCAATTGTATAATAAGTTAGAAATACCAGTTAATTTCAATATAGAAGCTGATTATAAAAAGTTAAAAAATAATTACGATTATGTCATTATTGCTACGGGAAGTTCGCAAATTCCAAAAGAATTGGGGTGTTGGCAAGAGCTGGTGACGACCTGGGTGAGAGTTGCAAATGTATTAGGAAATTTTGATACAAAAACTCTTATAATGTTGATAAATACTTTATACACTAAGAGCGGCTATGTGTATTTGATTCCTTACAATGAAAAAAGAGCTGTTTTAGCTATGGTTATACCTTACATTTCAAAAGAAGAGCTGCAGTATTATTGGGATACCTTTCTAAAAGTAGAGAAAATGAATGTAGATATTGTCAATATGGTGGATTTGCAGCATACTTCGGGTAATTGTTTTCCACATCAATATGAAAACTTGCTTTTTGTTGGGAATGCAGGAGGGGCGATAGAGCCTTTTTTAGGATTTGGAACTTTTAACTCTATTATGAGTGGGGCAATAGCTGCTAAAAGCATAGCAGAGGGAATTGACTTTGAAAAAGAAATTAGTTTTTTGTCAAATGCTAATATAAAAATGTTGGAGTTTAGAAAAGCTTTAGACCTTATGGACAATGATAAATTGGACAAGTTTATAAAAATTCTTACTTTTCCTCCTGTGAAAAAACTTGTTTACAATACTAATTTCAATGCGATAAAATACGGTTCACTTTTTATGGAATATACAGTAAACAAGCTACACAATAAGCCTTATGAACATAGAAAGAGGGTATAAAAATGAAAGTGGCAATAATCGGCGCAGGAGTATCAGGCTTATGCTGCGCTTACATTCTTGAAAAATTAGGTGTACAGTGTGATATTTATGAAAGGAAGCATACAATTGGAAGCCTCTATTCTTTTGGAGAATTGCTGTTGCAAATTGTTCATAGGCCTCACAAAGATCCTCTTAAGTTTATGGAGAGTCAGTTTAGAATTTCTATTATACCTTTGACCAAAGTGAAAAAAATAATTATCAAATCTCCAAAAAACATAACAGTTATTAAGGGAGAAAATCTTGGATATATTGTGCAAAGAGGTCAAGAGCAAGAAAGTGTAGAAAACCAATTGGCAAAAAAAATAAATGCAAAGATAAATTTTAATATTAATGCGGATTACAAGGAATTAGCCAAATCTTATGATTATGTGGTAGTTGCTACAGGAAATAGTATGATAGCAAAACAACTTACAGAAGTTGAAAATATAGTTTCTTCAAGGATCAAAGGAGGAATTGCTTTAGGAGATTTTGAGCCTCATACTGTGTACTTATGGCTTAACACAATGTACGCGAGGTCAGGGTTTGGATATCTTGTACCTCTTAGTCAAAATAAAGCGTCAATAATTCTTGTGGCTACTTATACGCAAAAAGAAGAGATTGAAAATATGTGGCACACCTTTTTGTATCAAGAAAAACTAAATTATGAGATGATAGAAACTTTTGAGACGGAATTAGACATAAGTATAACAGATAGACACCAAATAGACAATATATATCTAATAGGAAATGCAGGAGGTTTTTTAGATCCTTTTTTAGGATTTGGACTTTTAAACGCTGTAGAAAGTGCGGTTTATTCAGCTGAATCAATTAAACATGGCGAAGATTATGAGAAAAAAGTAAAGAAAATAACAGATAGAGTTGATAAACTTGTAGATTTTAGGAAGATGATGGATAGTATAAAAAATGAAGACTATGATAGAATAGTAAAAGTGATTGGAAATCCTATAGTTAAAAGAGTGATGTACAAAACTAATTTAGATGTGATAAAATATTTACATTTTCTTGTGAAAATAACAAACAGGACCCAGTGATTAAACTGGGCCTTAAATATTCCACAATTGAAGTCCTGTTGTTTCATCGTAAACTCTTTCCAAATTATTGTCACCGTAATCTGTTATTACGAATTCTGCAGCAAATATTATTGTCCCTTCCATTAAATGACCGCCAAAAGCGTTTCCGTTTTTATCTGCTAATGTTATGTGGACATGAGCAAAGGGCTTGCCATCTTTTACTGAAATATTTCCTGTGGCATTTAGTATTTCCATGTGCTCGTCTTTTGATATGTATATGTAGTTTTTGCTTTGTGCATCATAGTAGCCAAATACTGCTTTTGATACAGCACCTATTATGCGTACTTCACCAGAACGTATATTTTCACTGGTGATGACTTTATTAATTTCTTCTAAAAGGTCTTTTCCGTATGGAAATTTTCCCATAAACCTTCTTTCAATTAATACACTTTTATACCCCATAAAACCACATCCTTCTAATTTTTATTTTTTACACTATAATTATATCACAAAAAACTTGTTTCAGCATGGCATTTGCATAGTACAAAATTTTGACCCATGACCGGTTGTTACAAAAAGTTGTAATATGAACTTAAGAATAGTATAATTAATTATTAAGAAGGAAAGATTGGTAAGGTAAGTTAAGGCATAGAAATTAAAACTTGTAAGGAGAAAGATGTATGAGACCTTATGAAAAAGAAATACAAAGCATAAAAAATCAGATAATTCAAAAATATAAGCCAGAGGATATATACCTTTTTGGTTCATGTGCGAGAGGTATAATAACTAAAAGAAGTGACATAGATATATGTGTGATTATTGATACGGATAACAAAAGAAAACTCATTCAGCAAATGCTCATAGAACTTGATTACACCGTTGACATAGATATAATAGTTTACACTCCGGAAGAATGGAAAAAGTACAAAAATGACCCTTCAACTTTCGCTTATTTAATTAAATCAAAAGGAGTGAGTTTGCTTGGTTGATTCAAAAAAAATTGAAGACTGGTTTAATATGGCTAAGAAAGATTTTAAGGGTGCAAAAATTTTGTATGAACATGGTGGCGATTATTATCTTATATGCTTTCACTGTCAACAAGCTATAGAAAAATATTTAAAGGGTTATTTAATATCAAAAACGGGTGTAATTAATGAAGGACATAGTTTGGTAAAACTTTGTAAAGAAGCACAAAAATATAATGAGAATTTCAAAAATTTTCTTAAGGATTGTGCATTAGTAAACTCATATTACATTGAAACAAGATATCCTGCTGAAGAACCTCTTTATGTGGAGGAAGAAGAGGTTTTGGAATGCATGAGAATAACAGAAGAAATTATGAATTTTATAGATAAATTAGTACAAGAAAAGAACTAAAAAGGCGGTTTTCCCGCCTTTTTTATTATCTAAATAGAGCCACAAAGACAAGGGTTATTGTGCTTATGAGCTTTATGAGAACGTGCAGTGAAGGACCGGCTGTATCTTTAAATGGATCACCTACAGTGTCTCCTACAACTCCAGCTTTATGAGCTTCAGACTTTTTACCACCGTAATTGCCAAGTTCTATAAATTTCTTTGCGTTATCCCACGCACCGCCGCCGTTGTTTAAGAATAAAGCCAGTATTACACCTGAAATAGTACCTATCATTAAGAAAGCTGCTGCGGCTTCCTTACCGAGGATTACACCTACTAATATTGGTGTTACTACTACGATAAGTCCCGGAATCACCATTTCTTTTAAAGCGCCTTTAGTTACAATATCTACTGTTTTAGCATAGTCCGGCTTTGCAGTACCTTCCATTATGCCGGGAATTTCTCTAAATTGCCTTCTTACCTCCAGAATTACATATTGTGCCGCTTTACCAACAGCTCTTATTGCAGTTGAACTAAAGAGATATACAATCATTGCTCCTATAAATGCTCCTATGAAAACTTCGGGTTTTCCTATATCTACAGCAAACCAGGAATCAATGGGTTTACCTAATATCTTTTTGACTTCATCCAGATATGCTGAGAAAAGCAGGAAAGTTGCAAGAGCGGCTGAACCTACTGCGTATCCTTTTGTCAAAGCTTTTGTAGTGTTTCCACAAGCGTCTAACCTGTCTGTCACATGTCTTACTGACTCTGGTGCCCCTGACATTTCAGTAATTCCACCAGCATTGTCAGTAATAGGTCCAAATGTATCCATTGCAAGTATATAGGCGGTTGTTGATAGCATGCCCATTGTTGCAATAGCTGTGCCGTAAAGTCCAGAAGTCCCTATATGAGGAAGTGCTAATTCACCAAGTTTATAAGCTATAAATATTGCTGCAGATATAAATATAACTGGAAGGGCAGTAGATTCCATACCCACAGAAATACCTGTAATTATGTTTGTAGCAGCTCCCGTTGTGGAAGCTTTGGCAATTTCCTGTACAGGACGTTTATTTACAGAAGTATAATAGTCTGTCAAGAATACAAAGATGTAACTTAGTACAACACCTGTTACTACTGCACCATACAGTAACCAATAATTAACTTCACTGCCATCAGGCAAATGGCCAGAAAGCATTATTTTTACTGCAAAGAAAAGAGCAATTAAATTTACAATTGTAGTGACAAAGTAACCTTTATTTAAAGCTATCATTGGGTCTTTTGATTCATCTTTTGCATTGACGAAAAAGATGCCTATGATAGAGGCAATTATACCTATTGCACGAGCTACTAATGGGAAAAGTATTCCTTTCCACCCGAATACAGGATAAAGACCTACTCCTAATATCATAGCGCCAATATTTTCAGCAGCGGTTGATTCAAAGAGGTCAGCTCCTCTTCCTGCACAGTCTCCTACATTATCTCCAACAAGGTCAGCTATAACTGCAGGATTTCTAGGGTCATCTTCTGGAATTCCAGCTTCTACTTTACCCACAAGGTCAGCTCCTACATCGGCAGCTTTGGTATATATACCACCGCCTAGCTGGGCAAATAATGCTACGAAAGAAGCACCAAAACCAAAACCGACGATGAGAGAAGGAGCTTCTTTTATAAGCTCATCTTGTCCAGATAAACCACCATATGCCAAAAATAACGTAGCGACTCCAAAAAGAGACAATGCTGTTACTGCAAGACCTGTTACAGCTCCTCCTTTTAAAGCAATTTGGAGAGCCCTGTTAAGACCAGATTTTGCACCAGCAGCAGCCCTTACATTCGAATTTACCGCCATATACATTCCAATGTAACCCGACAGAGCTGAACAAAAAGCACCTGTAATAAAAGCGAGTCCTACATGCCATGCAAAACTTAACGCAGTACTTGTTCCTTCAGATAGATGTCCATAATAATTAGCTACAATAATTATTACAGCTACAATTAAGGCTAAAAACGCAATTGTTTTATATTGTCTGTTTAAAAAAGCCATAGCTCCTTCTTTTATAGCGTCTGAAATTTGCTGCATTTTTTCATCGCCTTTATCTTGTGCAAAGATAAATTTAATTAAACCAATTATAACGAGGGCTGCAATAATTATAACCCCGTAAATTAGAGCAAGATAGGAACCCAATTTATATCATCCCTTTCTTTATAATTTTGTCACTACTCATTAGTATTTCGACAAACTTTTAAAAATTCCTTCAATTATTTTTGAAATGTTTCTAATTTAAACGATATAAGTGAAATTAAGTGAAAGCACAAGAATCGCAAATAAATAGGACATACTATTGAAAAAATAGACATAATAATTTAAAATATAAGTATAAATAGTATAGCATTATTAATAAAATATAACATACTAATATAAAAAGGAGGAAAATTCTATGTCCAAAATAACTTTAACTGTGATTAAAGCAGATGTTGGTGGCTTTGTAGGGCATACAGACGTACATCCTGAACTTCTTGAAATCGCTAAGAAACATTTAAAAGAAAAAGGGAAAATGCTCATTGACTTTCATGTGACTAGAGTAGGAGATGACATTGAACTTATAATGACTCATAGAAAAGGAATAGATAACGAAGAAGTTCATAAACTTGCATGGGATGCACTTTGGTCTTGTGGTGAGAAAGCTAAAGAACTTAAATTGTACGGTGCAGGACAAGATTTGTTGAAAGATTCATTTTCAGGCAATATAAAGGGGTTAGGACCGGGAGTTGCAGAGATGGAAATTGAAGAAAGAAAAAGTGAGCCTGTCATAATTTTTATGGCTGATAAAACAGAGCCAGGAGCATGGAATTTACCACTTTACAAGATGTTTGCAGATCCTTTTAATACAGTAGGACTTGTAATTGACCCTAATATGCACCAAGGATTTAAATTTGAAGTTTATGATATGATTGGGCATAAAAAAATAATATTTGAAACTCCAGAAGATATTTATGATATGCTGGTCTTTATTGGAGCGACAGGACGATATTGCATACGAAGAGTGTATACAAAAAACAATGAAATTGCAGCAGTGTCTTCTACTCAAAGAATGAATTTTATGGCGGGGAAGTATATAGGAAAGGATGACCCTGTACTTATTGTGAGATGCCAGAATGGTCTTCCAGCAGTAGGCGAAGCGTTGGAACCTTTTGCTAATCCCTATCTTGTTGCTGGTTGGATGAGGGGGTCTCATAATGGACCTATGATACCTGTTTCATTGGAAGATGCTGTGCCTACCAGATTTGATGGGCCTCCAAGAGTATGCGCACTTGGTTTTCAATTAGTAGAGGGTAAGCTTATTGGCCCGCAGGACTTCTTTAAAGATGTTGCTTTTGACAATGCAAGGGAAAAAGCGTTAGAAATAGCCGATTACATAAGAAAGATGGGACCCTTTGAGCCTCACAGGTTGCCTTTAGAGGAATTGGAATACACTACCCTACCTCATGTTGTTGAAAAACTTCAAGGGAGATGGGAGGAATAATGAGGTGCAAATTGCGCCTCATTTTTACATTTTTTCAAGAAAGGATTTTTGAAAAGTTTATCGAATAAATATAATAAATATAAAAGATTGGACAATTTTATGTGACAACTATTTAATAATTTTGAATTGATATGTATTTGTTAGTGCTTTATTATTATTGTAAAGGATACGTAGGGAGGAAATAGTGATTTTTATGAAAACGTTAAATGAGAAGTTTTTTAAGTTAATGGACAAGGTCATTTTAATTTTGGTCATTTTGATAGCAGCATTGAGCATTTTTTTATATAAGCTTCAAAAGGTAGAAGAACCCATTTTTGCAAAAACGCCTCAATATCACTTTTACATGGTAGCCCAAAATTCTGTAGATCCTTTTTGGAAAGAAGTAAAAATTGGTGCCATGGATGCTGCAAAACGTTACAATGTTGCAATTGAATTTAATGCGCCAAAATTTAATAACATCCAAGAGGAACTTCAATATTTGGATATTGCTATACTGTCTAGAGTTGATGGTATAATAACTCATGTTTCAAACAGTAAAGAATTTGTAGACTTGATTGAAGAAGCCTATAAAGAAAGTATACCAGTAATTACAATAGAAAATGACGCGAAAGATAGCAAAAGACAGGCTTTTATAGGTACTAACAGTTTTCAATTAGGAGAAGAAGCAGGAAAACTTATGATTCAAGCTACTAAAGGGAAAGCCAACATTGCTATAATTGTCAGTAATGATTATCAATTGGACACTGTAAATCAAAATTTGAAAATCAATGGTTTTTTAGATGCCATAAAGGATTATCCTCAAATGAAAGTAGTAAAAGTTTACACTTCAAAATTAGGTACTTTAAGCGCAGAAGAGATTACTCAGTCAATTATAAGCAGTAAACAAAACATAAATGCCATTTACACTACAGATTCTGTGGATACCATTGGTACTGCACAAGTAATAGTTGATTTTAACAAGGTGGGAGACATAGCGATTGTAGGGTATGGAGATACAGCGGATATTTTAAGGTATATCGACAAGGGAATAATATACGGTACAGTTATGAGTGACCCTTACAGAATAGGATATGAAAGTGTAAAATCTATGGTGGAAATTAAAGAAAAAAATAATGTTTCTACATTTGTTGATATAGGAGTAAATGTTATTACCAAGGACAATGTCAAAGAATATTTCAAAAGAATACAATCAATAGAATAAGGTGATGGCATGAAAAAAGATATGTGGAGATTTACGGGCATAAGGCGAAAATTGATAGTTTATTACCTCATAATCACTATTTTAATGGGTATCACAAGTTTTTATTCGTATTATAATGCAAAGTCAGTTATAAATCGTTTAAAATCAATTTTTGTGGATTATATATACCTTAACAATTTAAATGCGGATGTAAACATGTTGGAAACAGAAGTGGAGAAGTATTTATCTACCAAATCTTCGGACGCCCTTTTAAATTATTATACCCTCTATAACAAACTTCAAGAACAAGCCTCCGCTATTTTAAATGAAAAAAACTATGACCAGGATGGTTTAATGTTAAAGGATATAGGGAATATGATTGAAAGCCTTTTGAATGAAACTGACGCAGCAATAAATGCTAAAAGAGGCAGGATAAGCAGCGAGTACATTGCACATTTTACGAGGTCCAATAAAATAAGTGAATATATAAAACTTTACATTAATAATCTTCTCAACAGTAAATTGCAAGAGGGCTCTTTAAAATATGCATCTATAACAAAAAACATGGAGTTTATAAGCTATTTGAATGTGTTTTTGATAATAGGTTCTATTCTTTTTAACATATTTCTTGCAATATTTTTTACCTATCGAATTACAAAACCTCTTATAGACCTTTCCCATTTGGCAGTGAGAGTTTCAAAAGGAGATTTTGATGTAAGACCGCTTTCTATAAAGACAAACGATGAGATAAATATACTTGCAGAAGCTTTTAATAAAATGGTAGTAAGCATAAAAAATTATATAGGGGAAATCAAAAATCAGGCAGAAGTAGAGAAAAAATTAAAAGAACAAGAGATGCAAAATCTCAAAATGAGAAATATTTTAAAAGAGGCAGAACTTAAGGCTTTGCAGTCTCAAATAAATCCACATTTTCTCTTTAATACCTTAAATGCAGCTGCACAATTAGCGATGATGGAAGGGGCAGATAAATCTTCGGAGTTTATAGAAAACGTTGCAAACCTATTTAGATATAATCTAAAAAAATTGGATACTACAGTTACTTTGCAAGACGAGATAAACAATGTAAAGACATATATGTACATTTTGAAAACGAGATTTGGCGACAGAGTAGATTTTAAAGTAGATGTAGACGAAGGGGTTTTAGATGTAGAAATGCCTTGTACAATAATTCAGCCTGTAGTTGAAAATGCTTTTATTCACGGATTAGAAGATACAGAAAAAGGAGGTTTTATTAAACTTACGGTAAAGAAGGATAATGATAAAGTTTTAATAGAGGTTATTGACAATGGGATAGGAATGAGTGAAGAAAAAGTAAGGGCAATATTATCAGCAGACAATGAGGATTTATCTAAAAGGCATGTTACGGGTATTGGCATGCACAATATCATAAACAGACTAAGACTTTTTTATAACACTTCTGCTATAGAAGATGTAATTGAGATAGATAGCAAAATAGGAGAAGGAACAAAAGTTACTTTAAAA
The sequence above is a segment of the Thermoanaerobacter ethanolicus JW 200 genome. Coding sequences within it:
- a CDS encoding L-lactate dehydrogenase; amino-acid sequence: MSKISVIGSGFVGATTAYTLALSGIAKTIVLIDINKDKAEGDALDISHGVPFISPVEVYAGDYGDTVGSDIIIITAGAAQKPGETRLDLVKKNTMIFKDIVAKLIKVNDTAIYLIVTNPVDILTYVTYKISGLPYGRVLGSGTVLDSARFRYLLSKHCNIDPRNIHGYIIGEHGDSELAAWSITNIAGIPIDNYCNLCGKVCEKDFREEIFNNVVRAAYTIIEKKGATYYAVALAVRRIVEAILRDENSILTVSSPLTGQYGVTDVALSLPSVVGRNGIVNILELPLSQEEIAAFRRSAEIIKSVIQELDI
- a CDS encoding ferritin family protein → MQKITQQEIILSSFVEAQNLEKILLDKVREYGKEVMDNQTKALLKQIEIMVKNHKEDIKKAEKTMHIGSLSKKNMSQEPLDMLQDLLKNLVNIQAFYNESVVNITNPYVRQLFTQMRDDVMRFISILQMEIESLESKPSIPNNTVLNTPEMS
- a CDS encoding NAD(P)/FAD-dependent oxidoreductase, yielding MKVAIIGAGVSGLAAAITFQRYGITPDIFEKKCKIGELFNHVAGLLKVINRPIKDPLHHLKNVYGIEVKPINTIDKIVMKGPTVTASVTGSNLGYMILRGQDANSLENQLYNKLEIPVNFNIEADYKKLKNNYDYVIIATGSSQIPKELGCWQELVTTWVRVANVLGNFDTKTLIMLINTLYTKSGYVYLIPYNEKRAVLAMVIPYISKEELQYYWDTFLKVEKMNVDIVNMVDLQHTSGNCFPHQYENLLFVGNAGGAIEPFLGFGTFNSIMSGAIAAKSIAEGIDFEKEISFLSNANIKMLEFRKALDLMDNDKLDKFIKILTFPPVKKLVYNTNFNAIKYGSLFMEYTVNKLHNKPYEHRKRV
- a CDS encoding NAD(P)/FAD-dependent oxidoreductase translates to MKVAIIGAGVSGLCCAYILEKLGVQCDIYERKHTIGSLYSFGELLLQIVHRPHKDPLKFMESQFRISIIPLTKVKKIIIKSPKNITVIKGENLGYIVQRGQEQESVENQLAKKINAKINFNINADYKELAKSYDYVVVATGNSMIAKQLTEVENIVSSRIKGGIALGDFEPHTVYLWLNTMYARSGFGYLVPLSQNKASIILVATYTQKEEIENMWHTFLYQEKLNYEMIETFETELDISITDRHQIDNIYLIGNAGGFLDPFLGFGLLNAVESAVYSAESIKHGEDYEKKVKKITDRVDKLVDFRKMMDSIKNEDYDRIVKVIGNPIVKRVMYKTNLDVIKYLHFLVKITNRTQ
- a CDS encoding PPC domain-containing DNA-binding protein, which codes for MGYKSVLIERRFMGKFPYGKDLLEEINKVITSENIRSGEVRIIGAVSKAVFGYYDAQSKNYIYISKDEHMEILNATGNISVKDGKPFAHVHITLADKNGNAFGGHLMEGTIIFAAEFVITDYGDNNLERVYDETTGLQLWNI
- a CDS encoding nucleotidyltransferase domain-containing protein; its protein translation is MRPYEKEIQSIKNQIIQKYKPEDIYLFGSCARGIITKRSDIDICVIIDTDNKRKLIQQMLIELDYTVDIDIIVYTPEEWKKYKNDPSTFAYLIKSKGVSLLG
- a CDS encoding HEPN domain-containing protein; this translates as MVDSKKIEDWFNMAKKDFKGAKILYEHGGDYYLICFHCQQAIEKYLKGYLISKTGVINEGHSLVKLCKEAQKYNENFKNFLKDCALVNSYYIETRYPAEEPLYVEEEEVLECMRITEEIMNFIDKLVQEKN
- a CDS encoding sodium-translocating pyrophosphatase, producing the protein MGSYLALIYGVIIIAALVIIGLIKFIFAQDKGDEKMQQISDAIKEGAMAFLNRQYKTIAFLALIVAVIIIVANYYGHLSEGTSTALSFAWHVGLAFITGAFCSALSGYIGMYMAVNSNVRAAAGAKSGLNRALQIALKGGAVTGLAVTALSLFGVATLFLAYGGLSGQDELIKEAPSLIVGFGFGASFVALFAQLGGGIYTKAADVGADLVGKVEAGIPEDDPRNPAVIADLVGDNVGDCAGRGADLFESTAAENIGAMILGVGLYPVFGWKGILFPLVARAIGIIASIIGIFFVNAKDESKDPMIALNKGYFVTTIVNLIALFFAVKIMLSGHLPDGSEVNYWLLYGAVVTGVVLSYIFVFLTDYYTSVNKRPVQEIAKASTTGAATNIITGISVGMESTALPVIFISAAIFIAYKLGELALPHIGTSGLYGTAIATMGMLSTTAYILAMDTFGPITDNAGGITEMSGAPESVRHVTDRLDACGNTTKALTKGYAVGSAALATFLLFSAYLDEVKKILGKPIDSWFAVDIGKPEVFIGAFIGAMIVYLFSSTAIRAVGKAAQYVILEVRRQFREIPGIMEGTAKPDYAKTVDIVTKGALKEMVIPGLIVVVTPILVGVILGKEAAAAFLMIGTISGVILALFLNNGGGAWDNAKKFIELGNYGGKKSEAHKAGVVGDTVGDPFKDTAGPSLHVLIKLISTITLVFVALFR
- the fbp gene encoding fructose-1,6-bisphosphate aldolase/phosphatase yields the protein MSKITLTVIKADVGGFVGHTDVHPELLEIAKKHLKEKGKMLIDFHVTRVGDDIELIMTHRKGIDNEEVHKLAWDALWSCGEKAKELKLYGAGQDLLKDSFSGNIKGLGPGVAEMEIEERKSEPVIIFMADKTEPGAWNLPLYKMFADPFNTVGLVIDPNMHQGFKFEVYDMIGHKKIIFETPEDIYDMLVFIGATGRYCIRRVYTKNNEIAAVSSTQRMNFMAGKYIGKDDPVLIVRCQNGLPAVGEALEPFANPYLVAGWMRGSHNGPMIPVSLEDAVPTRFDGPPRVCALGFQLVEGKLIGPQDFFKDVAFDNAREKALEIADYIRKMGPFEPHRLPLEELEYTTLPHVVEKLQGRWEE
- a CDS encoding substrate-binding domain-containing protein produces the protein MKTLNEKFFKLMDKVILILVILIAALSIFLYKLQKVEEPIFAKTPQYHFYMVAQNSVDPFWKEVKIGAMDAAKRYNVAIEFNAPKFNNIQEELQYLDIAILSRVDGIITHVSNSKEFVDLIEEAYKESIPVITIENDAKDSKRQAFIGTNSFQLGEEAGKLMIQATKGKANIAIIVSNDYQLDTVNQNLKINGFLDAIKDYPQMKVVKVYTSKLGTLSAEEITQSIISSKQNINAIYTTDSVDTIGTAQVIVDFNKVGDIAIVGYGDTADILRYIDKGIIYGTVMSDPYRIGYESVKSMVEIKEKNNVSTFVDIGVNVITKDNVKEYFKRIQSIE